The Bradyrhizobium barranii subsp. barranii genome segment GCAGAGCAGGCGGTCGCCGGCGAGGTGGCCGCAGGTGTCGTTGACGCTCTTGAACTGGTCGAGGTCGAGCAGGATCAGGCCCAGCGAGCCCGCCGCGGTGGTGTCCAGCACGTTTTGCAGGCGCGCCTCGAAGGCGCGGCGGTTGGACAGGCCGGTCAACCAGTCGTGCGATGCCTGCCATGCCAGGCGCTCCTTCTCGGCATGCAACGCATCCTCGAACGCCTGTCGTTGCAGCATCAAGCGCCGCGTGTGCCAGATCAGGAGCAGGATCAGCGTCGCGGCCGCCACGATGTTGATGCACGTCAGCGTTACCTTGATGGCGCGCGAGCCTTCGCCGAGGACGGTCGAGAACCGCTTTGCATGCACCGTGAACTGCGTGTTGAGCTCCGAGAGCCGCGACGACAGCAGCCGCAGGCGGTCGCGGTCCTCAATGGGGCCGTGCGCCAGCTCGGACCGGATCACCTCGCCGAACACGCTGAGCTCCAGCAGCATGGGATCGGTGGCCGCCCACTCGTGGATCGCTTCCTGGAGGAAGCTGACGCGGTTGAAATAGCGGAACAGCCAGATCAATCCCGGAACGTCATCGGGATGGTTGCCGCCTTGCAGAAACCCGACGCGGGCGGCCTCGACGTCGACCGGATCGCGCTCGAGTGCCCAGCGCGCGAACTCATCGCCGATGGGAACGGCAAGGGACGCCTGGTAGTGGGTGAACTGGCTCGGTTCGCCTGAATGCAGATAGAGATTGAGGAAATAGACAGCGTTCTTCTGTGACCGCGACCACATCGCTTCGCCCGCGACATAGGCACGGACCGATGACATCACCTCGAGGCTGAATCCCGCGATCGTTGCCTGGAGCACGACGACCATCACGAATGGCGAGACAAGTTTGATGACGTGAAGGAAACTACGCCCCTTCGTCGACGTCGCTGTTCTGCGAAACACCCTGCATTCCCCAAATCGATCAACGACCCCACCGGAGCGTCGCGCCTGCAACGCCAAGTAGAGGGGAAAGTTGCTTAACTCGACCCCAAAGACGCAGGCGACTGCACTGCAGGGTGAAAGCGTCGTGAAGCGGATGCCCGCAGATCGTTGCAAATGCCGACGAACCGGAACCGATGCGGTCGTGGCGAACCAATGCCTCGCATTCGTCCTGCGCGGTTTACCTGATCGAGAGAGTTTGGTCCGGCGCTAGACCAGCACCGGCTTGCGCACGCGGCCAGCGTCGCCGAACACGCGCAAATAGCGTTCGATCTCGGATGGCATGCCGGTCGCCTTCTCCGGATTGTCAGAGAGCTTGACGGCCGGGTGGCCGTCAACCGACGACACCTTGCAGACCAGCGAGATGGGATCGAGATTGAACGAGCCGTCCGGCGGGCAGCCGACGAAATCATTGGTGAGGTTGGTGCCCCAGCCGAAAGAGAGCCGCGAGCGACCGGAGAAGTGGTGATAGGTCTCCTCGATCGAGCCGACATCCATCGCATCGGAGAAGACGAGCAGCTTGTCCTTGGGGTTGCGGCCCTTCTTTTCCCACCAGGCGATGATCTCCTCGCCGGCCTGGATCGGTGGCGCGCTGTCGGGGCGGAAGCCGGTCCAATCGGCGACCCACTCCGGCGCATCGCGCAGGAAGGATTTGGTGCCGAAGGCGTCGGGCAGCGCGATCAGGAGATTGCCGCCATAGGTCTGGCGCCATTGGTCGAGAATGCGATAGGGCGCCCAGCGCAACTCCTCGTCGTCCTTGGCAAGCGCGGCCGCGACCATCGGCAGCTCATGCGCATTGGTGCCGATGGCTTCGAGATCATTGTCCATCGCCAGCAGCACGTTGGAGGTGCCGATGAAGGACGGGCCCAGGCCTTCCTTCACCGCCTCGACGCACCAGCGCTGCCAGAGGAAGCCGTGGCGACGGCGGGTGCCGAAGTCGGAGAGCCGCAAATTCTCGAGCTGGCGCAGCCGCTCGACCTTGGTCCACAGCTTGGCCTTGGCGCGGGCATAGAGCACGTCGAGCTCGAAGCGGCCGCGGCCCTTCATCGCGGCGCGCGACCGCAGCTCGTTGAGGATGGCGAGCGCCGGAATTTCCCACATCGTGGTGTGGGTCCAGGGACCGTGGAAATGCAGCTCGTACTGGCCCTCGACCTTGCGCAGCTCGTATTCGGGCAGCCGGAATTCGGCCAGCCAGCGGATGAAGTCCGCCGAGAACATGTGGGTCTTGCCGTAGAAGGTGTTACCGGCAAGCCAGATCAGCTCTTTCTTGGCGAAGCGGATGGTGCGGGCGTGGTCGAGCTGGGCGCGCAGCTCGCCCTCGTCGATGATCTCGGCCAGCCGCACATGGCGCGAGCGATTGATGACCGAGAAGGTCACCTGCTGATTCGGATAGTCCTCCCGAATCATCTGCAACATCAATAGCTTGTAGAAGTCGGTATCCAGCAGGCTGCGGATGATGGGGTCCAGCCGCCAGCTATGATTGTAGGTCCGGCTCGCAATATCGGTCACTGTCATAGGACAATTCTAGCGTGGCGGCCCTCGCGCAACCAGTGGGTTTGGCGAAGGGCAGACTTCCCTGAAACCGTAACCGAGGCTCAGTCTCCGGCCGCCGTTGCCGCCACGGTTTCGAGCTGGCCGCGGATCCAGCGATGGGCCGGGTCTTTCTGATAGCGCTGATGCCAGACCATGAACATCGGCAGTTCGGCCAGCGTCTTTGTCCGCGACGCTAGCGGAATTGGTACATGCGCGAAACCGCGCATCACACCGGAGGCGAGCAGGCTCGGCATGCTCGCCAGCATCTGCGAGCCGCGCAGGAAGGACGGCACGCCGGAAAAGCTCGGCACGGAGATGGCGATGTCACGAAGAAAGCCGTTCGCCGCCAGCCGGCGGTCGAAGTCGAGCCGCTCGTTGTCGGTATAGACCACCGTGATGTGGCGTGCCGCGAGATAGGCGCTGCGGCCGGCCGGCGCGGTGCGCGCCTTGGGATCGAAGTAGCAGACGTAATGGTCGCTGAGCAGTCGCTTCTGCACGATGTCCACGCCGGATGGCGGCAGCGGCGTGACCAGGAGATCGCAGCGGTTTTCGCGCAGCATCGCGGGCGACGGCGACTGCGAGGGGATCACGCGCAGGTTCAGGCTCCTGACCTGTCCCGCGACATGATCGAAGAACCGCGGCAACAGCAGATCGCGCTGGAAATCATTGGCGGCGACCGTCAGCGAAAGCTGCGCGCGCGCCGGCTCGAAGGTGACGCCGCCGGCAAAGCTGCGCATCTCGTCGATCAGCGCTCGCGCTTTCGCAGCCAAGGCCTGGGCATGGGCGGTGGCGACGATGCCGCGGCCGGATTTGGCAAACAGCGGATCGCCCGCGATCCGCCGCAGCTTGTTCAGCCCGTGACTGACCGCCGATTGCGTCAGACCAAGCCGCGTCGCTGCCGCCGTGACCGAGCCTTCCTCCAGCACGGCAAGGAACAGTTCGAGGGCGTGGCCGTCGAGCGCCAAATGATCGATTTCCTTCATGTAATTCATTATAATCGATCTATTTATCTTGAGAATAGATCGTCCCATTATCTCCCGATAAGCCGCGCCCCCGGACCAGGCGCCACAGGGAGAGACAACGCCGATGAATGTCCAGGCGCCAGCCTTGCAGGATCCCCGCCTCAACCGACCCGAGCCGTTCACGCCGCGCGACGGCGGCTTCTTCCAGCGCGACCATTCGATCCATCCGCCGGCGCATGCGCCCGGCTACAAATCCTCGGTGCTGCGTTCGCCGCGCCAGCCGCTCCTGTCGATCGAGAACTCGGTCTCGGAGATCACGGGTCCGGTGTTCGGCCACAACGATCTCGGCCCGCTCGACAATGATTTGATCCGCAACTACGCCAAGGATGGCGATCCCGTCGGCGAGCGCATCATCGTCCATGGCCGCGTGCTGGACGAGACCGGCCGCGGCGTGCCGAACACGCTGGTCGAGTTCTGGCAGGCCAATGCCGGTGGCCGCTACCGGCACAAGAAGGATACCTATCTCGCCCCGATCGATCCGAATTTCGGCGGCTGCGGCCGCGCGCTGAGCGACGACACCGGCTACTATTATTTCCGCACCGTGAAGCCGGGCCCCTATCCCTGGCGCAATTTCGTCAACAGCTGGCGTCCCGCCCACATCCACTTCTCGGTGTTCGGCTCGGGCTTTGCGCAGCGGCTGATCACCCAGATGTATTTCGAGGGCGATCCCCTGATCCCGGTCTGCCCGATCCTGACGACGATCCCGGACAAGGACGCGCTCGACCGCCTCGTGGCGCCGCTCGACCTCAACGCCTCGACGCCGTTCGACTCGCTCGCCTACCGCTTCGACATCGTGCTGCGCGGCCAGCGTTCCACCTATTTCGAAAATCGCACCGCGGGGAACTGAGCCAATGCCGCAGCCGCTCGACTATCTCAAGGAAACCGCCTCGCAGACCGCCGGGCCCTACGTCCATATCGGCCTGATCCCGGCCATGGCCGGCTTCGACATTTTTGAGAAGAACTTTTCTAACGTGCTGGTGACGCCGAACACGCCAGGCGAGCGCATCACGCTGGAGGGCAAGGTGTTCGACGGCAGCGGCACGCCGCTGCGCGATGTGCTGCTCGAAATCTGGCAGGCCAACGCAACCGGCCGCTATAACCATCCGGCCGATCGCCCGGCCGGCGCGGTGGACGAGGAGTTTCGCGGCTGGGGCCGCGCCGGCTCCGATTTCGAGAGCGGGTTGGTGACGTTCGAGACCATCAAGCCAGGTGCCATCATCGACAAGGCAGGCCGCAAATGCGCGCCGCACGTCAATATCTGGATCGTCGCGCGCGGCATCAACATCGGTCTCAGTACGCGACTCTATTTCTCCGACGAGGAAGCCGCGAATGCCGCCGACCCCGTGCTCAACCTGGTCGAGCCGCCGGTGCGGCGCGCGACGCTGATCGCCACGCGCGGTGAGCGCGCCGGCAAGGTCGTGTACTCCTTCACGATCAATCTGCAGGGGGCGGAGGAGACGGTGTTCTTCGACGTCTGACGATCCGCCGATCGCCCCGCAGGATCATTCCACCTGGTCGCCTCGATTGATCGATCCGCGCGTGGTGGCTTGCGGTGGTTGCGGGCGCATCTCGCGCGATCCCGGCCGCTCGGCCGGGGCGCGCCCCACTCTTGGCTTCAGCTCTGTCAAATCGATGAAGACGTCGGCCTGCCGCCGCAGTTCGTCGGCAACCATGGGAGGCTGGCTCGCAAGCGTGGAGACGACCGTCACGCGGACGCCGCGGCGTTGCACGGCTTCCACCAGTGAACGAAAATCCCCATCGCCCGAGAACAGCACGATCTGATTGACGTGCTCGGCGAGTTCCATGGCGTTCACGGCGAGTTCCACATCCATGCTGCCCCTCATCTTGCGGCGGCCGGTCGTGGCATCAACGAACTCCTTGGCGAGCTTGGTGACGACGGTGTACCCGTTATAGTCGAGCCAATCGATCAATGGGCGGATTGACGAGTATTCCTGATCCTCGCTCACGGTCGTGTAGTAGAAGGCTCGCAGCAGCGTACCTCGGCCGTGAAATTCGCCGAGCAGGCGCCTGTAGTCGATATCGAAACCGAGCGCCTTGGTGGCGGCATAGAGATTGGGGCCATCGATGAAGACCGCAATCTTCTCAAGCGAAGACATTATGCACTAATCCCCAGTTCCGCATTGAAGCCGGCAGGTTCAGCCGCCAGGGCTGTGTGCCGGCCGGAAAACGCCGAAGTCGCCGATGGCCCGCGGAAAAAGGCGGCGCAGACGGCCGGAGGGGGGGCCGTCCCGCGCCAGTTAAGGGAGGTTGCTGCTATCAGCGCCAGGATTCCGAATGCAGTCACGTTAAGGCGTGCACATGCCACACTCAATTGTACGGAGGTAAACGGCGCGTATCCAAAGGGTTGGATGCTCTATACGAAGGTAAGTGGCGCGCCGGTTCGGATCTCGACAGCCCGGCGCGATCACGAATGGCCTCAAGCTTCGCCGCCATGGAGCTGGGCGCGAAAGGCGCGCGGCGACAGGCCCGTGGCTGCGGCATAGACGCGGCTGAAATAGGCGGGATCCTCGAAGCCGAGCGCGTACGCGATCGTCGAGACCGGCAAATTGGTGTAGACGAGGTTGCGACGCGCCTCGCGGATCAGCCGGTTGAGGATCAGGTGCGAGGCGGTGTCGCCGGTCGCCGCCCGCGTCAGCCGGTTGAGATGGGTCGGCGTGATCGACAGCGCGCCTGCATAGTCCGCAACGCTCCAGCGTTCCAGATGATGCTGTTCCAACAGCGCCTCGAAGCGGCGGAACAATCCGCTTTCCGCCGTGCCGTTGCCGCCGCTCTCGCTGGTGAGCGCGCGGGCCACCAGCCCGATCATGGCCGCCGACAGTGCACGCAGCACGTGCGCGCGGCCGAAATCGCGCGCGGCGTGCTCGGCGAAGATCTGCTTCATGGTGGTGCGGATCTGCGGCGTGCCGCGCACCACGGCCGATCGGGACAGGGCGCCGCGCAGTCCTTCCGAGGCAAGCAGTGCCTCGTCCAGAATTTCCGCAGCGATGGTCAGCACCCAGCCCTGGGTATCGGGCTCGAAGCGGAACCCGTGGACATGGCCGACCGGCACATTGACGACCTGCATTGGCCGGAGCGGCACCACGCGCCCGTCGAGCGTCGCCTCGCCACCACCGCGCTCGATCAGCAGCACCTGGTGCAGCCGGGCATGGCGGTGCACGGCCAGCGTCCAGTCGTGCAGCACCGAGCGTGACGCGATCGTCTCGCAATGCACGACGTCGGGCAGATCGCCGGACTCGCCGAAGAGGTTGTAGACCCGGATTGCCGGGGCTGAGGCTGCGGTTTTCATGTTCGAATAGTACAAGACAAAGACGAAACCCTCCATCGGTTTGCGGCGGCGGATCTGCAAAAAACGCAGCGACGGGAGGACGTAAAAATGAAAGTTCAGGTCTGCATCATCGGCGGTGGGCCGTCCGGGCTGCTGTTGTCCCAGCTTCTGCACCTGAAGGGCATCGATACGGTCGTGCTGGAGAAATACAGCCGCGACCACGTGCTTGCCCGCATCCGTGCCGGCGTGCTCGAGCACGGCTTCGCCAGGTTGATGCGCGAGGCGCAGTGCGGCGAGAGGATGGACAGCGAGGGCGAGATCCACAACGGTTTCGAGATCGCGCATGACGGCGTGCTCTCCCACATCGACCTGCACAAGCATTCCGGCGGCAATTCGGTGCTGGTCTACGGCCAGACCGAGCTGACGCGCGACCTCTACGAGGCGCGCGATCGCCTCGGCGGCAAGGTCGTGCACAACGCCGAGGACGTGACGCCACACGATCTGACGTCGGACCGGCCCTACGTGACCTATCGATCAAACGACGAGATCGTCCGCATCGATTGCGATTACGTCGTTGGCGCCGACGGCTTTCACGGCGTCAGCCGCAGGTCCATCCCGAAGGACGTGCTGCGCGAATACGAGAAGGTCTATCCATTCGGCTGGCTCGGCGTGCTGTCGCGCACGAAACCAGTGTCGCCCGAGCTGATCTATGTGAAGCATGAACGCGGATTTGCGCTCTGCTCGCTGCGCTCACAAGTGCTGAGCCGCTACTACGTCCAGGTGCCGTTGACCGACAAGGTGGAGGACTGGAGCGACGATGCGTTCTGGATGGAGCTGAAGCGTCGCCTGCCGGACGAGGTCGCCGGCCACCTGATCACCGGGCCTTCGATCGAGAAGAGCATCGCGCCCCTGCGCAGCTTCGTCGCCGAGCCGATGAGCTACGGCCGCCTGTTCCTCGCCGGCGATGCCGCCCACATCGTGCCACCGACCGGCGCGCGCGGGCTCAACAGCGCCGCCTCCGACATCTACTATCTCTACCACGCCATGCTTGCGCATTATCAGCACGGTGACGATTCCGGCCTTGCGGGCTATTCCGCCAAGGCGCTTGCGCGGATATGGAAAGCGCAGCGTTTTTCGTGGTGGATGACGATGCTGCTGCATCGTTTTCCCGACCGTTCCGAATATGAGGACCGGCTTCAGCAGACGGAGCTCGAGTACCTGCTCTCGTCCGAAATGGCACAGCGGCTGCTCGCGGAGAATTACGTGGGACTGCCGTTTTAGCGACGGTTTGTGACCGCTCAGCTGACGTTGCCGCTCCAAAGGGGAGCTCTCCTCGCGGCACGAGGCGAGTTCGCCCGTCAGGCCGGTTCCCTTTCAATAAGTGGTGACGGACGCCGAAATGCTCTGTTGCCTCGTGCGATCGTTCCTACCTCCTCAACCGAACAGGAGGGCGAAGCGATGACGAACACAGCGCTTGTGGTCGGCGCCAGCGGTATTGTCGGCAGCAATCTCGCCCGCCATCTCAGCGATCGCGGCTGGCAGGTGCTTGGGCTCGCAAGGCGCCCACCAAGCGGCCTCGATGGTGTTCGTCCCATCGCGGCCGATCTGCAGGATCCGGCCTCGCTTCGCGACATCCTGGCGAGCCTTCGTCCCACTCACGTGTTTCTCGCCACATGGCTACGTCAGCCAACCGAGGCGGAAAATATCCGCGTTAACGCTGCGATGGTGCGCAACGTGTTGGGGGCACTTTCCGGCGCAGATACGCTTTCTCATGTCGCGCTGGTCACCGGGCTAAAGCATTACCTGGGACCGTTCGAGTCCTACGGTAAAGGCAGGCTGCCCGCGACGCCATTCCGCGAAGAGCAACCGCGGCTCGATGTCGAGAACTTCTACTACGCTCAGGAGGACGAACTATTCGATGCGGCCAGGCGCGGTGGTTTCAGCTGGAGCATTCACCGCCCGCACACGATCATCGGTTATGCGATAGGCAACGCCATGAACATGGGAACGACGCTTGCCGTCTACGCGACGATCTGTCGAGAAACGGGGCGGCCATTTCTCTTTCCAGGCTCGGCGATGCAATGGACCGGCTTGACGGATATGACGGATGCCAGATTGCTGGCGCGACACCTGGAATGGGCCGCGACGACGACGGTCGCGCGAGACCAGGCATTCAACGTCGTAAATGGCGATGTCTTCCGATGGAACTGGATGTGGGCGCGACTGGCCGGCTGGTTCGGGTTGCAGCCTGCGCCCTTTCCAGAGGAAATTTCGCCGCTTGAGCGTCAGCTTGCCGATTCAGGTCGTATATGGGCTGATATCGCGCTCAAGTATGATCTCGCCGAAAGCGACCTCTCCGTCCTTTCGTCGGCATGGCACACCGATGCCGACTTGGGCCGACCTATCGAAGTCGTCACCGATATGAGCAGGAGCCGTAAGCTCGGTTTCCTTGAATATCAGGCGACGGACGACAGTTTTTTCGATCTCTTCAGCAGGTTGCGTGCCGCGAACGTCATTCCTTGAGCCTTCTGACGAAGAGTAAACAACCGCTACTTTCCTTCCAGCGTATTGACCGGCGTCCACTCTGGCGATGGTGGATTTGCGGCGAGGGCTTTCGCGCGCTTGGCGAACAGCGCCGACGCCGGGTCGATCTTCGCGACGCCGTCGAACGCCTCGGCCGCCTTCGCAAACTCCCTCGCCCGCCAGCACGCCAGCCCCTCCGCATACGCTGTGGCCACCTTCGTCTGCTCGGCGCTCTCCGCGCCCTTGTCCGCCAGCGGCTCGAACACCTTGATTGCCTCGCCGCGGCCGAGCACCCTGATCGCATCGAGTTCACGCCAGGCGAAAGTGTCGCCGGTCTGCGCCATCGTCGTTTCCGAGGCCATGATGGCGGTGCCGTAATATTTGTTGGCGCCCTCGAGGCGCGAGGCGACGTTCACGGTGTCGCTCATCACGGTGTAGTTGAAACGGCGGCGCGAGCCGATATTGCCGACCACGGCTTCGCCGCTGTTGAGCCCGATGCGGTGCGACAGGCCGTGGCCTGCGAAGGCGGGATTGCTGGCATTCAATTCCACGAGCTTCTCGTGGCACTTCAGCGCGGCGTGAACCGCGTTGCGCGCGTGGGCGGGATCGTCGGCCGGCGCGCCGAACATCGCGACGATGGAATCGCCGATATATTTGTCGACATAGCCGCCATGGCTCTCGATGATGTCGGTCATGGCCGAGAGATATTCGTTCATCAGGGTCACCAGCTCGCCCGGCGTCATGGTCTCTGCGATCGAGGAGAAGCCGCTGAGGTCGGAGAAGAACATGGTGACGTTGCGCATCTCGCCGCCGAGCGCCGGCATCTTGCCGGAGGCAACCATGGTGTTGATCACTTCGGGCGCGAGATAGAAGGCAAAGCTCTGGCGCAGGAAGCGCTCGTCGCGATCGGCCAGCACGAAGCGGTAGCCGATCGTCATCGCGAGCGCGGCGAGACTTGCGAGCGCAGGCTCGGTCAGCGGCAGTGCCAGCGCGTGCACGAACGCGGTGACGGCAACGGCTGTGTAAGCGGCAGTGAGGCCGAGCCAGGCGATCATCGCGCCGCCCGGCGCGAGCATGGAGGCCGCGCAGGCGATGATCGCCGCGAACACGATCGTGAGAACGGTCCGCATGGGAAAGCCGAGCTCGGTCACGGCGTCGCGCTCGATCAGGTTTCGCACGACGGTGGCATGCACGAACACGCCGGCGATGTCGCTGCGGGCCTTCTGCGCGGTGCCGGCCGGGGCGGGCAGGGCGCAACGCGGTGCGGGCGAGCCGTCATATCCGCCGGAAAGCCGCATCGAGGTGAGCTTGCGGTCCTCGAAATTGAGGACGGTGCCGAGCAGCACAACCTTGCCGTCGAAGGCGCGGCGGAAGAAATCGCGGTCGCCTTTCTCGACGCAGGCACGCAGGTCGGCGAAAGAATAGGCCGGGACGTCGCGGCCCATGCCACGGTAGTTGAGCGTCAACGTGTTGGGGACCGCGCTCGGGATCGTGTAGCCGGGCAGCTGCATCGCGCCGGATGGTCCGTTCCCGGGCGTCGTGCCGAGCGCACGCGCGGCGAGCTCGACCGCCATCGCAGGGACAGGCTTGCCGTCGATGGCAAAGCTCAGCGGCATCCGCCGGATCACATCATCGGTGTCGGTATGCACGTTGAGGGCGCGGACATTGTTTTTCACCGCAAGTCGTTGTGCGGGGTAGGGTACGTCCGGATGGTCATTGCTGAGGATCTCGCCAAGCACCAGCTTGCCGCCGTCGGAGAGTTGCCGGAGTGCGATGAGGTAGTCCCGGTCAAAGCCCTTCAAGCGGCTGCCGAACGACGCATCGCCGAACGGAATCTCCGATTGCTCGATCGAGCTTGGAAAGATCACGTCGAAGCCGATGACCTTGGCGCCGCCTTCGGTGATGCTTCCGAGCACCCGGCCGATCTCGCGCGTCCAGGTCTGGGTCGGCGATCCCTTGAAAGGGGGAGTGTCGTAGGTCTCCCCGTCGATCGCAACCACGACGACCGGCGATGTTGCGGGATCACGGTGGTCGCCGACCAGCTTGCCGCGCATCGCGGTGAGGATGTCGAGCGAGAGACCTTGTAGCGTCTGAAGCGGCGGGGACGTGAAGACTGCGCCCGCAACGAGCGCAATCAGGATCGCCGCAACGATGTCCCGTCCCCCGATCCGCCGCATCGCCCGGTCGCAGACCGCCTATTCGAGCCGCAGCAGCCGGCCGACGATCGGCGTC includes the following:
- a CDS encoding LysR family transcriptional regulator translates to MNYMKEIDHLALDGHALELFLAVLEEGSVTAAATRLGLTQSAVSHGLNKLRRIAGDPLFAKSGRGIVATAHAQALAAKARALIDEMRSFAGGVTFEPARAQLSLTVAANDFQRDLLLPRFFDHVAGQVRSLNLRVIPSQSPSPAMLRENRCDLLVTPLPPSGVDIVQKRLLSDHYVCYFDPKARTAPAGRSAYLAARHITVVYTDNERLDFDRRLAANGFLRDIAISVPSFSGVPSFLRGSQMLASMPSLLASGVMRGFAHVPIPLASRTKTLAELPMFMVWHQRYQKDPAHRWIRGQLETVAATAAGD
- a CDS encoding SDR family oxidoreductase, with protein sequence MTNTALVVGASGIVGSNLARHLSDRGWQVLGLARRPPSGLDGVRPIAADLQDPASLRDILASLRPTHVFLATWLRQPTEAENIRVNAAMVRNVLGALSGADTLSHVALVTGLKHYLGPFESYGKGRLPATPFREEQPRLDVENFYYAQEDELFDAARRGGFSWSIHRPHTIIGYAIGNAMNMGTTLAVYATICRETGRPFLFPGSAMQWTGLTDMTDARLLARHLEWAATTTVARDQAFNVVNGDVFRWNWMWARLAGWFGLQPAPFPEEISPLERQLADSGRIWADIALKYDLAESDLSVLSSAWHTDADLGRPIEVVTDMSRSRKLGFLEYQATDDSFFDLFSRLRAANVIP
- the pobA gene encoding 4-hydroxybenzoate 3-monooxygenase; this translates as MKVQVCIIGGGPSGLLLSQLLHLKGIDTVVLEKYSRDHVLARIRAGVLEHGFARLMREAQCGERMDSEGEIHNGFEIAHDGVLSHIDLHKHSGGNSVLVYGQTELTRDLYEARDRLGGKVVHNAEDVTPHDLTSDRPYVTYRSNDEIVRIDCDYVVGADGFHGVSRRSIPKDVLREYEKVYPFGWLGVLSRTKPVSPELIYVKHERGFALCSLRSQVLSRYYVQVPLTDKVEDWSDDAFWMELKRRLPDEVAGHLITGPSIEKSIAPLRSFVAEPMSYGRLFLAGDAAHIVPPTGARGLNSAASDIYYLYHAMLAHYQHGDDSGLAGYSAKALARIWKAQRFSWWMTMLLHRFPDRSEYEDRLQQTELEYLLSSEMAQRLLAENYVGLPF
- the pncB gene encoding nicotinate phosphoribosyltransferase; its protein translation is MTVTDIASRTYNHSWRLDPIIRSLLDTDFYKLLMLQMIREDYPNQQVTFSVINRSRHVRLAEIIDEGELRAQLDHARTIRFAKKELIWLAGNTFYGKTHMFSADFIRWLAEFRLPEYELRKVEGQYELHFHGPWTHTTMWEIPALAILNELRSRAAMKGRGRFELDVLYARAKAKLWTKVERLRQLENLRLSDFGTRRRHGFLWQRWCVEAVKEGLGPSFIGTSNVLLAMDNDLEAIGTNAHELPMVAAALAKDDEELRWAPYRILDQWRQTYGGNLLIALPDAFGTKSFLRDAPEWVADWTGFRPDSAPPIQAGEEIIAWWEKKGRNPKDKLLVFSDAMDVGSIEETYHHFSGRSRLSFGWGTNLTNDFVGCPPDGSFNLDPISLVCKVSSVDGHPAVKLSDNPEKATGMPSEIERYLRVFGDAGRVRKPVLV
- a CDS encoding adenylate/guanylate cyclase domain-containing protein, which translates into the protein MRRIGGRDIVAAILIALVAGAVFTSPPLQTLQGLSLDILTAMRGKLVGDHRDPATSPVVVVAIDGETYDTPPFKGSPTQTWTREIGRVLGSITEGGAKVIGFDVIFPSSIEQSEIPFGDASFGSRLKGFDRDYLIALRQLSDGGKLVLGEILSNDHPDVPYPAQRLAVKNNVRALNVHTDTDDVIRRMPLSFAIDGKPVPAMAVELAARALGTTPGNGPSGAMQLPGYTIPSAVPNTLTLNYRGMGRDVPAYSFADLRACVEKGDRDFFRRAFDGKVVLLGTVLNFEDRKLTSMRLSGGYDGSPAPRCALPAPAGTAQKARSDIAGVFVHATVVRNLIERDAVTELGFPMRTVLTIVFAAIIACAASMLAPGGAMIAWLGLTAAYTAVAVTAFVHALALPLTEPALASLAALAMTIGYRFVLADRDERFLRQSFAFYLAPEVINTMVASGKMPALGGEMRNVTMFFSDLSGFSSIAETMTPGELVTLMNEYLSAMTDIIESHGGYVDKYIGDSIVAMFGAPADDPAHARNAVHAALKCHEKLVELNASNPAFAGHGLSHRIGLNSGEAVVGNIGSRRRFNYTVMSDTVNVASRLEGANKYYGTAIMASETTMAQTGDTFAWRELDAIRVLGRGEAIKVFEPLADKGAESAEQTKVATAYAEGLACWRAREFAKAAEAFDGVAKIDPASALFAKRAKALAANPPSPEWTPVNTLEGK
- a CDS encoding LabA-like NYN domain-containing protein, which codes for MSSLEKIAVFIDGPNLYAATKALGFDIDYRRLLGEFHGRGTLLRAFYYTTVSEDQEYSSIRPLIDWLDYNGYTVVTKLAKEFVDATTGRRKMRGSMDVELAVNAMELAEHVNQIVLFSGDGDFRSLVEAVQRRGVRVTVVSTLASQPPMVADELRRQADVFIDLTELKPRVGRAPAERPGSREMRPQPPQATTRGSINRGDQVE
- the pcaG gene encoding protocatechuate 3,4-dioxygenase subunit alpha → MPQPLDYLKETASQTAGPYVHIGLIPAMAGFDIFEKNFSNVLVTPNTPGERITLEGKVFDGSGTPLRDVLLEIWQANATGRYNHPADRPAGAVDEEFRGWGRAGSDFESGLVTFETIKPGAIIDKAGRKCAPHVNIWIVARGINIGLSTRLYFSDEEAANAADPVLNLVEPPVRRATLIATRGERAGKVVYSFTINLQGAEETVFFDV
- a CDS encoding helix-turn-helix domain-containing protein; this encodes MEGFVFVLYYSNMKTAASAPAIRVYNLFGESGDLPDVVHCETIASRSVLHDWTLAVHRHARLHQVLLIERGGGEATLDGRVVPLRPMQVVNVPVGHVHGFRFEPDTQGWVLTIAAEILDEALLASEGLRGALSRSAVVRGTPQIRTTMKQIFAEHAARDFGRAHVLRALSAAMIGLVARALTSESGGNGTAESGLFRRFEALLEQHHLERWSVADYAGALSITPTHLNRLTRAATGDTASHLILNRLIREARRNLVYTNLPVSTIAYALGFEDPAYFSRVYAAATGLSPRAFRAQLHGGEA
- a CDS encoding GGDEF domain-containing protein codes for the protein MFRRTATSTKGRSFLHVIKLVSPFVMVVVLQATIAGFSLEVMSSVRAYVAGEAMWSRSQKNAVYFLNLYLHSGEPSQFTHYQASLAVPIGDEFARWALERDPVDVEAARVGFLQGGNHPDDVPGLIWLFRYFNRVSFLQEAIHEWAATDPMLLELSVFGEVIRSELAHGPIEDRDRLRLLSSRLSELNTQFTVHAKRFSTVLGEGSRAIKVTLTCINIVAAATLILLLIWHTRRLMLQRQAFEDALHAEKERLAWQASHDWLTGLSNRRAFEARLQNVLDTTAAGSLGLILLDLDQFKSVNDTCGHLAGDRLLCQVSRLLQQDRGPHDLVARLGGDEFGLILPQCSPSTTVDIAERLRRSLELFTFAWDDRCFAVTASIGVACIADGNTTLEDAMRRADAACYRAKEKGRNRVQVDNGRPDVVVVATRPREAVAARG
- the pcaH gene encoding protocatechuate 3,4-dioxygenase subunit beta — translated: MNVQAPALQDPRLNRPEPFTPRDGGFFQRDHSIHPPAHAPGYKSSVLRSPRQPLLSIENSVSEITGPVFGHNDLGPLDNDLIRNYAKDGDPVGERIIVHGRVLDETGRGVPNTLVEFWQANAGGRYRHKKDTYLAPIDPNFGGCGRALSDDTGYYYFRTVKPGPYPWRNFVNSWRPAHIHFSVFGSGFAQRLITQMYFEGDPLIPVCPILTTIPDKDALDRLVAPLDLNASTPFDSLAYRFDIVLRGQRSTYFENRTAGN